A genomic segment from Triticum dicoccoides isolate Atlit2015 ecotype Zavitan chromosome 1A, WEW_v2.0, whole genome shotgun sequence encodes:
- the LOC119366337 gene encoding coiled-coil domain-containing protein 150-like: protein MSSWLRSAVSRAVEAGGRSGVARAVKGYADAVAHHAGQAVSDILLDRGGTQSFKSFKKTVMRLEEAAVSCRGGERIELLRRWLGALQDVEAALSSSDTKDPDVHDSAGELDLKPPLTLFVDPDIEGAPMNFRDVFLYSQALEDITQSMILDAPSEEEVSLLLEIYGLCLAGGKEVNKAIMNNVQDLAKAFSNYKDEVLVKREELLEYTRNVISGLKRNADIMRIDAETLELWRKLDGKEKSRSQSTEGQDKASEKIAVANIEALKEALTEVRFCSRAEELLLKKKSIAPGDSMEIHSQKVDKLKVLSDSLSTSSSKAEQRIMDHRRQKEDALNFRVKKENEVNAAEKGLLAEITELEKQRDDLEAQLKKVNISINAAAVRLKTTREERDQFDEANNQIIFSLKTKEDDLSKSIATCNVEANVVKTWINFLEDTWQLQSSYNEQKEKKTSDELERCVRDFLKLTKHHLSAFKEVLSPSIESIQTYVDNLAALNSREETREHEDDEASEKTNPRKSLEEEYLETEKKIIIAFSIADHIKKLFYSEHGANSRRDDPEVKSLIDEIEKLREAFESIERPTLSIEDHKSKPLPEERSDLSPSPIQAPVTPKAAHVDSPKSPMKPEQQHQLDPDSEFANLRADFGKDGKDYSAEEISGWEFDELEEES, encoded by the exons ATGTCGTCGTGGCTGCGCAGCGCGGTGAGCCGGGCGGTGGAGGCCGGCGGCCGCAGCGGCGTCGCCCGCGCCGTCAAGGGATACGCGGACGCCGTCGCGCACCACGCGGGGCAGGCCGTCTCCGACATCCTCCTCGACCGGGGG GGCACACAGAGCTTCAAAAGTTTCAAGAAAACAGTAATGCGATTAGAAGAGGCAGCAGTTTCATGCCGTGGGGGTGAAAGAATTGAATTATTAAGACGTTGGCTGGGAGCATTACAAGACGTTGAGGCTGCTCTCTCTAGTTCAGATACAAAGGATCCTGATGTTCATGATTCTGCTGGTGAATTGGATCTAAAACCGCCATTG ACCTtgtttgttgatcctgatattgaAGGAGCACCTATGAACTTCCGTGATGTGTTCCTGTACAGCCAGGCACTTGAAGATATTACACAATCCATG ATTCTTGATGCTCCATCTGAGGAAGAAGTTTCACTTCTTCTGGAAATTTATGG CCTGTGTCTCGCTGGTGGGAAAGAAGTCAATAAGGCAATCATGAACAATGTACAAGACTTGGCCAAGGCTTTCTCAAATTACAAAGACGAAGTCCTG GTGAAGCGTGAAGAGCTACTTGAATACACACGGAATGTCATTTCAGGACTTAAGAGAAATGCTGATATTATGAG GATAGATGCTGAAACCCTTGAATTGTGGAGAAAATTAGATGGGAAGGAGAAATCACGGTCCCAATCAACTGAAGGTCAAGATAAAGCATCAGAGAAGATTGCTGTTGCCAATATCGAG GCCTTAAAAGAAGCACTTACTGAAGTCCGCTTTTGCTCTAGAGCGGAAGAACTTCTACTGAAGAAGAAGTCGATTGCTCCTGGAGATTCCATGGAGATTCATTCTCAGAAG GTTGATAAGTTAAAGGTCCTGTCAGATTCCCTTTCTACCTCATCCTCCAAAGCAGAGCAGCGTATTATGGACCACAG GCGTCAGAAAGAAGATGCTCTGAACTTTCGTGTGAAAAAAGAGAATGAGGTGAATGCGGCTGAGAAG GGATTGCTTGCTGAGATTACTGAATTGGAGAAGCAAAGAGATGATCTTGAGGCTCAGTTGAAAAAG GTCAATATATCAATTAATGCTGCTGCTGTGCGGCTCAAGACAACCAGGGAAGAGAGAGACCAATTTGATGAAGCGAACAACCAGATCATATTTAGTTTAAAAACGAAG GAGGATGACCTCTCGAAATCCATTGCCACGTGTAATGTGGAAGCAAATGTGGTAAAGACCTGGATCAATTTCCTCGAGGATACCTGGCAGCTACAGTCCTCATATAATGAACAGAAGGAAAAGAAAACAAG TGATGAATTGGAGAGATGTGTGAGAGATTTTCTGAAGTTGACCAAGCATCATCTTTCAGCCTTCAAG GAAGTCCTAAGCCCGTCTATTGAAAGTATCCAAACATATGTGGATAATTTGGCGGCCTTGAACTCAAG GGAGGAGACAAGAGAGCATGAAGATGATGAAGCATCAGAGAAGACAAACCCACGTAAATCCCTTGAGGAGGAATATTTGGAAACTGAAAAGAAG ATTATCATTGCTTTCAGCATCGCAGACCACATAAAGAAGTTGTTCTATTCAGAGCATGGGGCTAACTCTAG GAGAGATGACCCAGAGGTCAAGAGCCTAATTGACGAGATCGAGAAACTGAGGGAAGCATTTGAATCTATAGAAAGGCCAACACTAAGCATCGAAGATCACAAATCAAAGCCACTGCCTGAGGAAAGATCTGACTTGAGCCCTTCGCCTATCCAAGCACCTGTTACCCCCAAAGCCGCGCACGTCGACTCCCCAAAATCTCCCATGAAGCCTGAGCAGCAGCATCAGCTGGATCCTGATTCTGAATTTGCAAACCTGCGAGCAGACTTTGGGAAGGACGGCAAAGATTACTCAGCCGAGGAGATCAGCGGGTGGGAGTTTGACGAGCTCGAAGAGGAGAGTTGA